A region of the Arachis hypogaea cultivar Tifrunner chromosome 15, arahy.Tifrunner.gnm2.J5K5, whole genome shotgun sequence genome:
TTGACATTTTTGTAAATAAGTAAAACATATATATGTTTCCTTATTTAGCGTCCATGCATATCTACAATTCAGAGGATAGagaaatacatttaaaaaaattgcCATGTAACAAAAGAGAAAAGATACACATTTATTAcaatactatttatatataaatattaccaAATTTAAAAAATGCATTAGATGTTAACTTTATTAAGTTCTAAATCCACGCATTAAAAGGatgtctctatatatatatatatatatatatatatatatatatatatatatatatatatatatatattattggtgAGTGGTATTTTACTCAGGAGTAAGTGAAAACAATCAACAATGCCGCCAAAAAAAGAGATTGATGGTCGCACTTATGAAGTCCACTCCATTCGCCGTAAGAGAATCCATCGGGTATATTCATATTCCTCTCATCTTATTTcaatatttctctctctctctctctctctctctatatatatatatatatatatatatatatatatatatatatatatatatatatatagaaaatcaaataagttatataaaaatataaaaaattagttatcacaGTTAACTATTATTAAGAATATATATTCGATGTTCATAGAAAAAAATTGGCTATATGTTGTTGTAAAAATGTTTAATTATACTATCATAAcagatttatgtattttattattgAATGTTTGATTATTCtaaaagttaattattttgtgaaaaatacgtaaaataacatatatttgtATGTATGAGATTActtattaaagttttttttttttgctgattttaATTTTGTGTTCATTGAATATATTTTTACAGAAAAATAGTATTTGTGATTGATTGGAGACTATTTCACCTTATTAAGAATAATGATTCTGATGAATATACATACAGTTTCGGATTCTATTATTTTAATGTATTATATGTTAATATATTGTTCTTCATCACTATGGCGTATGTTATTGTTATCCATTGGTTTATCATGATCAAATTCTAATCAAAATCTTTGAATGTGGAAATGTCATATACAGGGTAAGCCACAGTACATGCTCAAATGGTTAGTGCTTATGATTATTTTTAATGCTCTTTTCTTCGATTTTATTAACTGATATTGTTATTGTTTATTGCTTTTGATGACTAACATTATCAAATGGATATTTCAATTATGTATATTGTGAAATATAAATAGGGCAGGATGGAAGGACGTATCAAACACTTGGGAGCCTCAGGAGAGCCTCCATCATATGCGTGATTACGTTAATGACTTTGATGCCAGGTATGGTGAAAAAGAAATCCAGTATATATCAAATATATTTCAATTCAATGTGATTTAAGCAACGTTAATTGAGTAATTATTTAAAGATTTTCGACTATTATTTTTAGGTGAAAATATCTTCGTGTGAATaatcatatttaattaaataattataaatgagtttttgtgttcTTGAAGAATAAAATCAAGAATTCGTGAGAATCtcaagaagaggaacaagcatCACAACACTCCTACACAGAAATTGTCATCGCGTCCTTTTATTGCAAATCCATCTCCTCTTTTTTCTGACTCAGAAGAGGAGTCATCAGAAGAGGAGGAGGAcaatgaagaggaagaggaagaggagaaggaagagaaagaaggaaaaacaaAGGATGATAAAGAAGACTCTGATTATGATGTGAATGTTAAAGTCTCCCCTGGTGTTAGACGACCAATTGCAAGGTACTCCCTTCATTCCATCGAGTTTTTATCTGTGTCATTATTCTAACAACACTATCCACGAGTAAAAGGATATTATGAAATCCTACATGGAATGAATCCACgttcaattttgtttttaaataatatatagcataagttttgatattttgataattttatttcTGCAAATTGGTCATAATAAGTAAATCATATCTCTAAGTGAAAAACTTTATAAGGTATAATTTGTAGTAATTTATACGCTTGTATTAATAACTAAGCAATATCTGTGACTAgtcaaagatttttaatttttaatttctattgatAGAagctttgattaatttaaaattcttagaGGTAGTGATGACTTCAActgaaatttgatttaatttaacacTCTCTCTCTTGAATCAAATTCGTAGAATTAAGTATTTTGagcattttttaatttgtaaaatagttaaattttcaaaagttttgtGAAGATATCTACAATTTGTTCTTGAGTTGGACAATAAGAAGCAATAACAAAGTAAATGCTCTATCAAAGTTTGTGTACTCTTTATGAAACTAAACTATGTTGCCTcattgaaaaatcattaaaattataCAAAACATGTATTAAATTTGCCATGATTAGTGTTGATAAATAtgactaataattatatcttgGAAACAAAAATGTGAAGAACTTGCAAGAATGTGAAGAACAAGAGTCACCAACCTTCAAGTGTTGATAATCATGTGCGTGTGTCTTCTGAGGAAGAAGATTCTGAGAAAGAAGATTGTAATGTCAATATTGCCCCTACTCCTCTTCGAACCCCGAATCGTAGACCATCACATGATGATGGCAAGCAAGACAATGCTCAATCAGATTCTGAAGAGCATATTCTTGCCAATCCTCAAATTGTCCTTTTTGCTGATCCAATttaagaaggaggaggagatgtTAGTGTGGATTTGATGCAAGCTTTGATAAAAATTACCAATTCAAACTTATATTATTGGTGATGTCTATTACTTTGTTTGTTTGATGGGAATAAATTATAGTAGTTGTGGAATAATTTAGTAGTTCTTGGTATGAAATgaataattaaacattttattCATGTTTTGGACATGGATTGGAGATGATTATAATAACTTGTTCGTATCTCTTATGAATTTCCTTGCATATTTAATTTTTGTGTATTACCACTGTTTTGCTTGGTGATTCTtagatggaaaagaaaaaaacaaaatatagaatTTGTGTTGTTTAGTGTTTCTGAGTGATACTTGTTAGAAAAACAAAGTAACAAGACATAATAATCATagacaaattaaaaatgcatgcCAAGGCTATTGTGACAGAATTACATATACTGtcattttatcttatttattttttatttttttaataggttGATTGAGTGTCCAGGGAACAAAAAAGTTGTGTATAGTTACTGTCCACATCTATGTCTATGTCTATGATAGATATGAATACCTTGACAaatatttactatttatttagtGAGATACAAAATTTGAAAGAACATTATAGAAAATACATGTATCTAatgtattattagagattaaACATGAGACATAaagttttattataattttgttgctTCAACCTAGTTGGATTGATCTAATAGTTAGCTCACTACTTCACTTTAGCAACTGTCAGGGGATGGAATCCTGCCTTGTACACGCAGCAATGTATTGGCCAAtaacaaactcttaaataaacTTTCGATCTGTGATGAATTATTCCTTAATCTGCCGGGTTAGGAGATACCGtgagaaactaaaaaataattttgttggtTCAAAATAAAACAAGCAACAAAAGCTAAACTCATGGTTTCACATCACATGACACAATACTTTACAGAGTCTATCACTACTCTTATATTAAAACAGAGACAAACTATTCATCAATACTGCCACTCTTAAATAACACTCAGCTATAAACCAAAACTTATCACCTCCCTAACAAGACAAAAGTCACCGATCAAAAAAGGTTAACTCATCAACAACAAGTCTTTAACAGATATAGATGCaagatatacaaaaaaaattaatttaaacattATACACCTCTTTCAAGATCCAACTCGGCTTAAAACAAATTTACCAATCCATAATATGCAGTGTAGTTATGGTTGACTATTTTAGGGCTTCTTCAATGAAATGTCATGAAAGTTatctagtaatatatatatataatatatatagagaaACTAATTAATAATGCACACTAGTAGCATGTAAATAATAAAAGATCCTCTGCTACAATAATCATGCCATGAATATTTGACTACAAAAGTGATACTATATTTTCaagagtagtgatcaaattcctgaccacataattaaaaaaagaggTGAATTATTAACATGTTAAAAAAAACTTATCTATGATTATATTAATCAGTAGGGGAAAATGAATCATCGGTGCTAGAAGTTGCACAATATTCCGCTTTGGTTTGAGTTGGGGAAAAGTTGAAAGGCTTAGGTGGACTTTGCAACAAATCAATGCTTCCTTCAAGCATTTCAATGACTCTACTCATTGGAGGTCTTTCTGATGGAATTGTTTGAATGCACCACAACCCTACAATGATCATTTTTCTCACTATCTTACCTTCCTCATTGCTCATAGTAGCACCTTGCCATGCCACACTACTCTTGTCACTTTCAATATGCTTGTATATCCAATGTGGAAAATACAACTCACTAGAATGACTAGTTACCTCAGCATTTGTGTTATTATGCTTCCCTCCAACCATTTCTAGAATCATCATTCCGTAACTATATACATCAGATTTATGCGATACTCCACCAAAATGTCTGTTCCATACTTCTGGAGCTATGTACCCTATTGTCCCTCTAGCATCCAACATTGTGACAATGCTATGTGTCTTTGAGCAGAGCTTAGCCAACCCGAAATCCGAGATTTTAGGGTTAAAGTTCTTGTCTAGGAGGATGTTGTTTGGTTTTATGTCGAAATGGAGAATCCTCGTGTTGCAACCTCGGTGCAAGTATTCTAGCCCTCGAGCTATCCCTTTTGCAATCCGGTGTAGCCTTTCCCAACTCAAAGGTGGATTGGTTACAGGATCATTGTTATGTATATACTTTTCAAGCGATCCATTTGGCATGTATTCATAGACAAGAGCTTTTTTCTTGTTACCTTTGAGACAAAATCCGAGCAATGCAACAATGTTTACATGAGATGTTTTACTAATACTCATGACCTCATTGATGAACTCCTCACCATTCCCTTTGGAAGCTTTGAGAAGCTTTACAGCCACAGGACCACCATTGTTAAGGAATCCTTTATATACTTCTCCATAACCACCTTCCCCGAGTTTCGACTCGAAAGAATTGGTCATCTTCTTGATATCTGAATAAGTGTATCTTTTTATGGATATGGGTCCATGAGTCTTCATGAAGGCCTCAATATCTTGGTCGTTATTGCTGATCTTCAAAATTTCTGGCATGATTGGTGATAGTTTGTGTCTAAAAATGTAAAGTATGATGCATGTTATAGGTAATACTCCAATTCCTGCAGCTATTAAACCTGTATGCAGAGATAGAAACCCAATAAGATGAATAATCAAGATTCTACATTTGGATTATAATCCAATATGAACTGTGATGTTGTAATTAATAGGGATTAGATTATGTGATTTAACTTTGGACTTAAATTATGTATGACAAAGGATATAATCAATGACATAAAGTAGCAAGGTAAAGAAAACTCTCATCTTGTAAAACTCTTTATTTATCTTCCATTGTGAAACCTTTTAATGACATTTAATGAACAATTTAGATTATTATTgtgagaaagaagagaataatagaaaaaatagtcGTATGGCACACTATACCTATAATTAATTTCGACAACCTGCTCTTGCTTTCCCCTGCTATTGAAACAGAACACagtcaataataaataaaagttaaattgaattaaaatttcaaactattggcaaaattaaaaacatgaaatCAACCAGGTCAAAAAAAATAACCATTATTCCTACCCTACAATTACATATAACCACATGCATACACATACCATATAATTATGTGCCTATTTTTctcataaattaaatataaacaattttttttaaaataaaataaaataaggaaaaaaatgcAACCTAATTACCTAACAAATGACTAAGACGCCTGTATAACATAAATAGTAACTTGATGAAACATCATAAACTAAAACTTCTTTAATACTAAATTTTGAATAATATTATTTGAATGAAAACTCACTTGCAATTGTCTTCATGTGAAGTTGCTAATTGAgaactgttagatgatttgacatatTTAACTGAATTATTATCTAACAGTAGTTTTCATCAGCTATTAATTTCACACGAAAAAATGTGTATGAAATAGAAATATGGAAAGAAATTTTGATACCTCGACAATTGTCGGTCCTCACAGTACCATCCTTGCAGAAACACAAGATCTGTTTGTTAGTACTACTGTATCCACAATATCCCTCAGAAGCCTCACACTCTTTGCAAGTCTGTTCAGTTTCCCATTCAAGCACAAACCCTTCATTCATAGCCCTACCAAACTCACTCACCAAACCATATTCACCACCATTACTACTAATTTCATCCTTCATCACTGTCACATCAACATTCTCCTCACACCTCTCTGACCAATCAAAACCCTTGCTCTCATTCCCCTTCAAGAACACAAAAGACTCTTTTGACCCTTGCCTCAAACAACTTATATCAGGAACATTAGAAGGGTGTGAAGTAGTAGAAGTAGAACAGTTATAGTAAAAGCTAAGGTTCAAGttcaatgaagaatgagaaaGAGGTAAGTTCCCTATTGGAAAACCATGAAGTGCCCTTGGACATGTTTGGTTTGTGGTGTCGAAATCAATAAGCTTAATGCTATGGTTATCATAGTCTATGTGCTTAACATAATAGTATAAACCTGGTGGTGGAGAGAAAATGGTGTTGCCATCGTCTAAGCATATTAAACCGAATTCTGGGTAGCCACAATATTCTTGAGGGGGAGAACCATGTGAGAGCCAAAAAGGGTAACTTATGTTAGGTCCATTGGGGCAAGATTTTGTGCCACAAAGTGTTGAAGATGAAGTGGTGTTGATGATGTTGTTGCCTAAGGAACTATGGAACAACAATGGGAACAGAACTAAGAGGAAGAACAATGCAAGTTTCAACATTAGGGAAAAAATGTTATGTGGTGTTTGAATTTGGTTAGAGATTGATCACAGTTTGAACTCATTTAAGGAACGGAAAGTGTAGGGAATTGGAATTATTATACTAGAGCATGCGTGACGCTAAAGGAATTAAGGAAGTGACTTATTTTCTTGGGGTTGAACTTGGCATATAAGTCATGATGACTTAGTcttaagaaaattaaatggcttcAAACTTTAGTTCTCACTTGTTGAATATTAGTGAAATTTCgtttagaaaattaaataagGGTATGAATTGCATATACTTATCACTTTTTGAATTGACGATGGATATTGGAGAGTCAATTTCTAACTTATTATATTAATTACTTTGACTTATTTAAGCTGCATGATTAAAGGACAACCTTTGTAAATGTTCCTTTAGAAGTAAAACGTAATAACTATTCTATTTTAACTATCCAGTATATTAGTTAGTCTAGTTACTCATAGGTCATAACTATACATGGTATACGAGAAGATTAAGATTTTCAAATACAAAGCAATTTATTATCATGAAtatatttaaacaaaaataatatttgccTTCAAAATCAagtataatatatttatgtataaatacatatataatttaacttatttttagtgtgtattttatatttttatatatattttatattaataactaattttagtagctaattttgATATACACTTAGTATAgttgatatttaaaatatttttaattaaattgttgtTTATAATTCTTTTTTCCTATTCATgctctgtatttttttattattctttcaattCGCATCTTgcgttatatatatattaagagaaATAATGATTGTACAATATTTTAGATCTTTTAGCTTTTACAGTGGGATGATTGATAAAATGAGAGGTTAATAACGGTTAAATTTATAATTCTCATATGTAAATTTTACTATCTTAAAGTAATTAATTCCTTACTTCAAACAATTAAGCACGTGCAATGTTTCTAGTGTTGCAGAGCTTGGCGACAGAGGAGGTGAAATGCCGGAGCCAAACCCAGGTGGTGGTGCAGCatggaagaaaatagaaaaaaaagcagGATGAAACAAATAGTGAAAAAGAGAAAGTTATGTTAtgggagaagaggaagaaagaagaagaagaagaaaaaaaaaaaaaaaaaaaaaagagagagatacgAGGAGGAGAAAACAACTGAGAATGAAAGTGAGGAGTGAATAAATTAGGgatttaggttttttaggttaaAGGGTATTTTAGGTTTAAATacaattttaaattgataattgTGTTGAATGTTAAGTTTTATTAGTATAAAGTACATAtattagaaatattaaatttcaaatttatatttatttaataaaccgATTCAATTATGATTAAACTACAATTAAATCATTAAACCTTTAAATTAGTCTCTTGATCGATTCATCAGTAACTGATCTAATTCTTAGACCCTTCACAATGAATTTAACATTACCATACCAATCCATCCAAAAACTAAATCCAGAAAAATCAGACATTAGGGAGTCTGTTACGTTACAATAGATATCATATTCCATGATCAACATTAATGGCATAATAACAGAAGCAACTCtaatttaactaataataatGGGCATAGCACATAACCCTAATTTGACTCTTCCAATCCTTGCCTCTATTTACAACGCAAAGTCAACTAGTTGACTAAATTGTCATCTTATATTATACTCTATATATTATTGTTGGACACAGTATTTAGGGGCACCCTACCTACAAACATGTGTTACAAAGTGTCTTATACATGATTGTAAGTAGCATGCCTACACATACATATATACTGTACATTGTGTGTAGGAATTTTTGTTACTCCTAAATATGTCTCCTTGGAGCCTCGTCAATGACACAACCTGAAGTGGGTGTTATATCACCGTCCGATTGAGATCCTGATGAAAATCCATAGGGAAATCCATTGGTGAATGATGCTGTGGTGTATCCTGGGTTACTATTATTCAGGGACCACTCCATGGACCCCATTATTAGTGCACTATTATCATTGTTGTTATTACTTGGTACATAGCTGGCAGTAGATTTGTCACCATAATAATCGTTGCTATCATATGTTACCACCGAACCTGGATGATTATTTTGATATTGCTCCATATTTGCATCacctatttattatataaaattcaattaaataatgGAATTACTATCTTATCTTTAACTAACTTAATTAGCCTGTTCATATTCATTTGtatgaaattataattaatgttgCATACCTTGGGTTAACAAAGCAATGTTATCATTCAAAACCCCATCAAATTCCTCCAAGTTTTGCCATTTAGCGTATGCTTCTCTCACCAACTTCTCTATATAAGTCTGAAATTATagacaatataataaaaataattattagagataaaattatttatatatttttttattattttaaatttttaaaaaagtaatttcaTGTCATGAtatcatgacaaaaaaaaattatgcaaaatttacaaaaattataaaaaaaaatcctcTAACATAAAAAACGTGTTAAAAATATAACATTCATGTGTTGCTTACCCTATTCAAATTGGTAAGCTCTTTGGTAGGAAATGTGTGGCCATTGACATCAGCTTTAATTAATTGGCAAATTGGATTAAGAAAAAGAGTGAAATGAGGGCCACGGTAGATGTAGATCTTGCTTCCCATTTCACAAGTCTTTGCATGCTTGATTGTCACTTCCCACATTTTATCTGACATCCCAATGCCCAAAATCTACTTCCAAATATCATAAAAgtaaaacaacaaaaattaaataattattatttttgtttaattaatatataattattatttcacATAATAATATAGCCTATTTAAGATTAGGATGTATGGTGCTATATATAATACTCAAGTACCTTTCTTAGCCTATGAGGATCAATAACTGATAGTTTGAGAAAGTCTTGAACAGTTTTGATCCCTTCTGAGCTCAATTTTTTGTGGAAAGCTCCATCTTTTCCAATCTTTTCTAGCCGCCACACTTCGTCATTTAGCATTGGTGGATGATGTTTTTTATACacttcaaattaaatatataaaaacaaagaaaaagaaatatggTATTTAGCACATATATAGTCGCATGAATATTGAATAATTAATAAAGAACAATAATAAATGTTTAGGTGCAACTTTAAAATTTATCAACTTAGCTAGCATTAATAGTCAATGCTATACATAAGATTAAAGAATGTTCTCCCCTTGCTAAAAATGTGAACCCTAAAACAAGTCAATGCAAGAACAATTATTAAATTACCACTAGCTACTTGCTTGGCTTTGTATATTTCATTCATAAATGACAAGTTGGCGAGTAATAGGAGTAGAATTTGCATAAAATACAATATACAGAAACATAAAAGTATTGATAATTAGGTATCTACCTAACTTATTAATTTATCATCATTAAAATGTTTGTTAAAAAAAAGTGGTCAAATAttttaatatctaatttaatttgatgtatatTTATAAGTGTTTTAGAAGGTATATATATGTACAAATATAATGTTACTCTATACTGGGTCAGAGTTTATATATGTTGCATCAATATCATGTGGGTTATTTTAATTTCACATCATAGGTGGTTGCATTGGTGGGACCTTAGCATCTATGTTCATGATGGACATGGACATGGTTCTTAGCTGTATAAATATATTGACCAACCATCACTTTCCACTTCATAGTTTACAATCACCATAAAAGAATGTacaaacaaaagagaaaagaaaaagtaaaaaagatgCATTATATTATGTAATATGATCATTGATGGATCATGGCTATCACACTAGCTTTCTACAAAGGGTGAAAAGGATGCACCCTTGCAACTTGGGCTACTACCAATGCAAGTGTTTAATACTACTGCATAAAGTGTGACAATAATAAATTTGGAATCAAAGATAAGGTtagataatcaattttttttggtTAATAACAGTTactctttttaaaattatgttatttattttaaattttaaattttaaaattaaatcataaatctttattattaaattctaaattataaacttaaatactaaaattaactaatattaactaactaaaaattaacttttttatatttttcgtaaTATAATCCAACACGAGTTAAATTTGTATGTACTCTTTCAAACCAGCAAATTATTAATAGACTTTAATTACTATACCCTAAATTTTATATAACTTCAACTGCATACAGAAAATATGTTGGATTACTAGGCACATGCATGTAACATCAAAATTAATTtactttgtatttttctgttgCATGGAGACAATAGTAATCAATAACTACTACTTTTCTTccatattagttttttttttttttttttttggtgactccatattagttttatttgaaaagtctaagaatatctaaatatttttaatattgtgttatcAATAATCACCAGAACGTTTCTTCGAGTAACAACAAAAGCTATTGACTCGAGAGACTTATATTTTAAGAAAACTAGACTTCCATGTTGATTATTAGTTATCAACAACCTATCTAATATGTCTATTATTTAAACAAAAGCATAGTTGTATTTATCAGCTAATTATTTATACCGATAGTTGTTATATATCAACtacaaatatatattgaaaaatgaAGTTGAAACAACGGTCAATGCTGATAAAAGATCACATATATCTACATTAATATCTACCATGTGAGATTGAGAGGGACTTATGCACTCATCTATCATTTAATGGaacaatataataataatgatagtTCTTAAACACCAACTAAATTTGCTATTCTCaggaaacataatttttttttattatttattttaaacccCTCAATAAGCTTGCAAATGTATATATGCTTAATTTAGTTATAACGTTTTTCTTTGTTATCCactttcaaatttttattataccgaaaatttaactaattaaatttaaaattgtttcttagtatgttttttaataaaaacataaaatgagATCCATAAGTCATTATGATATATAGAATCAAATTTAATCCCTTCAAGttatagtttttataatttttttaataattaacttataattttttttatatattatattataaaacatATAATCAAGACAGATAGAATTTAATTAGCattagagaagaaaaataaaaatgaacgtGGCTAATATTTGTTGATAGTAAAATGATAAATATATGAAGTTGAGAAAACTTACATTCTCCACGGTGATCCTTGACAACAAAAGCTTCAGTAATGCCTTCTCGAATTGCAAGAGCATGGTGGTTAGTCCCCGGAGCCACCCTAACGGCAACCCGGAACTTCCGGCTGCGAATCCAGCTACTATTATCGGTGAACTCAATGTCCCCAGTTGGTGCAATGCCATCCCTCATGGTGAGGTTCAACTCTCCGGCAAGCAAAGGTCTCTTGCCAGTTCTCTCCTTCACTATGCGGCTATTGAATTCTTCACTACTCCAACCAcaagaagacgaagaagatgaagaagagttgTCATTATCAGAAAGAGGGAAATCGCCGTCGAGGACGAGGAGTTCCAGCTTGATTGGGTGTGGGAGGCTTGTTGGAACCATCTGGCCACTGCTCTTGTCCATCAGAAGTATGCTTATAGGGTTGCCTTCGACGTCGAGGATTCGGCTTCCGGTGAAGATTGGAAGGGATAGCCTCTTGCTGAAGACCAGTTGCAAGGTTGATGATGGTTGATCATCGTCAAATGCTTTGATTCTCAATGATGGTGTCCTTGTTAAGGACCTTGACGACGAAGAACAAGAACACCATTGCCTCATCGCTCTATCAACCTCTTCACTCACCTGGCAATAATAGTTAAGTATCTAGGTTATCAAATTTGcgagttaattaaaaaaaatgtgaaaatttaGGTGCAGTTAATTGAGGTTGAtaattgatagttgagagttattagataaaaatttagccAAATTAAACTAAACGattctcaattatcaattttacgtaaaataatttttaaaaaatatatatatatgcacgattttgtttataattttttgttcatcttttatttttaatattaaaaataatcgaTAATATATAAAAAGACACACAAACAAAATATCATTTTTCGTTTAGTTCAAAACTCTTACCACTCTCTTGAGCACAGGTTCCAAGGCTACTGAAAACAAGTTTTGCAAGTTTTTCATTGTAACAACTTCGGTTATTACCCTGTCAAATAAGATATAGTTAGACAAAAACTAATTAGTAAgtacgaaaataaataataattatataacccTAGGtagaaattagaaaagaaaagaagctaaTTAAGTAGTAATAATACATACGAAGCCAAAGTAGGTCTATTAGATCTAAACCGTTTGTCGTTTGGCTTATCTTGGTCTCGATCATCAGAATCATCCAAAAACCTTTTCGCCgccattttttcttttccttttctgaaGAGTTTTAGTACCAAAGAGAGGTTTTCAGGAATGAAGGAAGGAATTGAAGGAGCAAGTGC
Encoded here:
- the LOC112751093 gene encoding LEAF RUST 10 DISEASE-RESISTANCEUS RECEPTOR-LIKE PROTEIN KINASE-like 2.1 isoform X1, whose translation is MLKLALFFLLVLFPLLFHSSLGNNIINTTSSSTLCGTKSCPNGPNISYPFWLSHGSPPQEYCGYPEFGLICLDDGNTIFSPPPGLYYYVKHIDYDNHSIKLIDFDTTNQTCPRALHGFPIGNLPLSHSSLNLNLSFYYNCSTSTTSHPSNVPDISCLRQGSKESFVFLKGNESKGFDWSERCEENVDVTVMKDEISSNGGEYGLVSEFGRAMNEGFVLEWETEQTCKECEASEGYCGYSSTNKQILCFCKDGTVRTDNCRAGESKSRLSKLIIGLIAAGIGVLPITCIILYIFRHKLSPIMPEILKISNNDQDIEAFMKTHGPISIKRYTYSDIKKMTNSFESKLGEGGYGEVYKGFLNNGGPVAVKLLKASKGNGEEFINEVMSISKTSHVNIVALLGFCLKGNKKKALVYEYMPNGSLEKYIHNNDPVTNPPLSWERLHRIAKGIARGLEYLHRGCNTRILHFDIKPNNILLDKNFNPKISDFGLAKLCSKTHSIVTMLDARGTIGYIAPEVWNRHFGGVSHKSDVYSYGMMILEMVGGKHNNTNAEVTSHSSELYFPHWIYKHIESDKSSVAWQGATMSNEEGKIVRKMIIVGLWCIQTIPSERPPMSRVIEMLEGSIDLLQSPPKPFNFSPTQTKAEYCATSSTDDSFSPTD
- the LOC112751094 gene encoding protein SAR DEFICIENT 1, whose amino-acid sequence is MAAKRFLDDSDDRDQDKPNDKRFRSNRPTLASVITEVVTMKNLQNLFSVALEPVLKRVVSEEVDRAMRQWCSCSSSSRSLTRTPSLRIKAFDDDQPSSTLQLVFSKRLSLPIFTGSRILDVEGNPISILLMDKSSGQMVPTSLPHPIKLELLVLDGDFPLSDNDNSSSSSSSSCGWSSEEFNSRIVKERTGKRPLLAGELNLTMRDGIAPTGDIEFTDNSSWIRSRKFRVAVRVAPGTNHHALAIREGITEAFVVKDHRGELYKKHHPPMLNDEVWRLEKIGKDGAFHKKLSSEGIKTVQDFLKLSVIDPHRLRKILGIGMSDKMWEVTIKHAKTCEMGSKIYIYRGPHFTLFLNPICQLIKADVNGHTFPTKELTNLNRTYIEKLVREAYAKWQNLEEFDGVLNDNIALLTQGDANMEQYQNNHPGSVVTYDSNDYYGDKSTASYVPSNNNNDNSALIMGSMEWSLNNSNPGYTTASFTNGFPYGFSSGSQSDGDITPTSGCVIDEAPRRHI
- the LOC112751093 gene encoding LEAF RUST 10 DISEASE-RESISTANCEUS RECEPTOR-LIKE PROTEIN KINASE-like 2.1 isoform X2, with the protein product MLKLALFFLLVLFPLLFHSSLGNNIINTTSSSTLCGTKSCPNGPNISYPFWLSHGSPPQEYCGYPEFGLICLDDGNTIFSPPPGLYYYVKHIDYDNHSIKLIDFDTTNQTCPRALHGFPIGNLPLSHSSLNLNLSFYYNCSTSTTSHPSNVPDISCLRQGSKESFVFLKGNESKGFDWSERCEENVDVTVMKDEISSNGGEYGLVSEFGRAMNEGFVLEWETEQTCKECEASEGYCGYSSTNKQILCFCKDGTVRTDNCRGESKSRLSKLIIGLIAAGIGVLPITCIILYIFRHKLSPIMPEILKISNNDQDIEAFMKTHGPISIKRYTYSDIKKMTNSFESKLGEGGYGEVYKGFLNNGGPVAVKLLKASKGNGEEFINEVMSISKTSHVNIVALLGFCLKGNKKKALVYEYMPNGSLEKYIHNNDPVTNPPLSWERLHRIAKGIARGLEYLHRGCNTRILHFDIKPNNILLDKNFNPKISDFGLAKLCSKTHSIVTMLDARGTIGYIAPEVWNRHFGGVSHKSDVYSYGMMILEMVGGKHNNTNAEVTSHSSELYFPHWIYKHIESDKSSVAWQGATMSNEEGKIVRKMIIVGLWCIQTIPSERPPMSRVIEMLEGSIDLLQSPPKPFNFSPTQTKAEYCATSSTDDSFSPTD